The nucleotide window CCTGGTCGGCGTCGTCGAGCAGGTCGATCCCAGCGAGGTGTACACGATCCACGGGTCGACCGAGGCGCTGGCGAGCGAACTCACCGCGCGTGGCTATCGAGCGCAGGCGCTGAAGGCGAATCAGCACACCCTCGGTGAGTACTGACCGCAATCGCCGCGCTCGAACAGGCTTTAGGGGGGCGCCCGCGAGAAGCGAGTATGTCCGAGGACCTGCTCGCCGCCGTCGAGCGCGGTGAGATCGATCTGCACGAACTGGACGACCATACCGACGCCGAGACGGCTACGGAGATTCGTCGGGCCGCGATCGAGGCGGCGACCGACGCCGATCTGGAGACCGTCGGGGAGACGGCGATTCCCGCCGCCGACGCCGAGCCGAACATCGAGAACATGATCGGCGCGGCCCAGGTGCCGATGGGCGTCGCCGGGCCCGTCCCGATCGACGGCGAGTACGTCGACCGGTCGGTGCGCGTGCCGCTGGCGACCACGGAGGGCGCACTCGTCGCGTCGATCAACCGGGGGATGGCTGCGATCCGCGAGGCCGACGGCGCGATCGCGCGCATCGTCGACTCGGGGATCACGCGCGCACCGGTGTTCACCGTCGCAGACGTTTCGGAGGCCCAGCAGGTCGCGGACTGGGTGGCGGCGAACGCCGACCGCGTCGGCGCGGCCGCCGCCGAGACCGATCCGCACCTCGATTTCGTCGACCTCGAACCGTACGTCGTCGGGGACTCGGTGTTCGTTCGGATCCGCTACGACACCGGCGACGCGATGGGGATGAACATGGCGACGATCGGGTCGCGATCGGCCGCGGAACTGATCGAGTCCGAGACGCCCGCCGACCTCGTCGCGATGTCGGGGAACCTCTGTTCGGACAAAAAGCCCGCCGCGATCAACAGCGTCGAAGGCCGGGGCTACACCGTCGCCGCCGACGTCGAACTCGACGCCGAGGTCGTCGCTGACCGGTTCGGAACGACGCCCGCCGCGATCGCAGAGGTGAACACCCGCAAGAACCTGGTGGGGAGCGCGAAAGCCGGCGCGCTCGGGTTCAACGCCCACGCGGCGAACGTGATCGGCGCGGCCTTCCTCGCGCTCGGCCAGGACGAAGCCCAGGTCGTCGAGGGCTCGAACACCATCACGACCGTCGAAGAGCGCGACGGATCGCTTTACGTCAGTGTGACGCTGGCCTCTCTGGAGGTCGGCACCGTCGGCGGCGGGACAGGCCTGCCCACCCAGCGAGAGGCGCTCTCGGTCATGGACCTCGCGGGCGGGGGCGACCCGCCGGGGACGAACGGCGCGGCGCTCGCGGAGATCATCGCGACGGCGACGCTCGCGGGCGAACTCTCCTTGCTCGGTGCGCTCGCCGGGCGACACCTCACGAGCGCGCACGAAGAACACGGTCGGTGATCGATCGCAGGCAGCGATCGATCGGTGACTGATTGACCCGATCGATGATCGAACGGTCCGATCGGTGTCCAATCGTCGTCCGACCGGTGACGAATCGATCCGATCGCCGGAGAGAGGCCCAATCGCGGCCTGTCGACACCTCACACAGGGGCCCCCCGATCGGGGAGTTTATCCCCCGTGGTAGTCCACCGAAGGTATGGGATTTGGCAGCTACGACGAATCCGAACAACAGGATCAGAACGTCGATACCGACGATAGTGACGGCGTGACCGTTCACGAGCACGATCACGACGGCGAAATCTCGACGGAAGCCTCGGCGTCGACCGAGGAACTCGTGGCTGGCCTGCAGGACATGTCGTCCGACGACGACTGAATCGGACTCCGATCGAGTGACGATTTCTCGCGATCGAAATTCTCCGATGAGACCACCGGCCGTTTCGTGGTCGAAAAGGGTCCTTTGGCGACGCCGACTCGACGCCCGCCGTGCTACGCCGACTCGACCGCGTCGAGGGCCGTCTCGCTGTCGAGCGTCTCGGAGGTGACCGCCGTCGCATCGGGGCCGAGCAGATCGGTCTCGACGACGAGGTGCTTGCTGAACGAGTCGAGGACGATCGAGTGCTGGTGGCCGTCGACGGTCACGACGGCGACCAGGACGAACTCGACGGTCGAGGTCTCGTCGTTGGAGACGTGACTGGCCCACCAGTCGTCGACGGTCTGTGTGTCGATCGATGGCTTGAGGACGACCCGTTCGCTCCCGGGCGTCGCGGTCGCGCCGTCCACTCGGTCGACGCCCATCGTCACGTCGTTCGCGCGCATCGCGAACTCGAAGTGGTCGATTTCGATCTCTCGATCGGCAGCCATCGACATCGCGAATCGGACGACGGTCTCCTCGTCTGTGGCGTCACCCCACCGGACCGACTGATGGGTCAAGCGGAGTTCGTCGTCACCGACGCGGACGGTGTCGTCGTCGAGGCCGTCACCCGGAAGGAGCGACGTGCGGAACGCACGCGACTGTTCGGGCAACGACTGCGTGAAACCGGGAAACTCCAGGCGCGGGGCGATCGTGAGCGACGAGCCCTGGCCGTGACTGTCGGTCGCGACCCACCACTCGACGATCTTCGCGTGATCGAGTGTCGTCTCGACGGTCAGATTGCTCGTCCCGCTTGGAATGCCGATTCCGCCGGTTCGTCCCTCACCGACCCTGGTCTCGTCGAGTCTGATGTCGTAGGCCACCCCCACCAGCGGCGGCACACCGATCGGATTAGGGTTGTCGATCGTCGCTCGGGTCTCGACGTTCGTCGTATTCTCGGTCACGTTGCCCCACGCGTGTTCGTACTCTCGGACCTGCGGCTGGTCCATCGTCACGGTCACGATTCCACCCACCGCGAGCAGCGTTACGACCCCGAGCAGGAACGTAACGCCGACGACGCGACGGGTGGGCGGCCACCCATCTCCCCCCATGTGACTAAATTTAGCGGACGAGAGGCCTTAAATTACGAGGATTGTATCACTGAACCGCACAATCGACCGACGGAGCGCCGATCTCAGTCGTCGTCGAAGACCACGTCCTGGGCGACGAGGTCGGCAAGTGCCTCCGTGATCGCGGGGTCGACCTCCGCGATCGGATCGCCGTCGTGGAGACGGTCGTTGTGGCCGGCGATGGTCGCTTCGAGGTCGTCGAGTGGCACCCGCGTCGTCGTATCACACGCCGTGCAGACGACGGGGACGGTCGGGGCATCGCCCATACCTGTCTATCGGCGCCAGTCGATAAAAAACCGTCCCGGTGGCACGTCCTCCACGTAATCGACCGTCGGACGGGGCGGTGGGGGAGTAGCCGTCGCCCGGGACGACCGCGTCACTCCACGGACTCGGCGGGGACGGGCCCCGATCCGATCACGTCCTCGATCGCAGCACGGAAGTCCTGCCGACTCTCGAAATACGTTCGATCGGTCTCGTCGAGCAGGTCGTCGACCGTGCGCGGGCCGTCGGGCGTCCGGACGGTCGTCGACCCCTCGCGTCGCCGGATTCGACTGGCTTCGATCCCCCACGTCAGACGGGCAGCGACCTGTGCGATCGGGACGCCCTCGACGTCGGCGTCGGGCCCCAGTTCGATCGATTCGCTTTCCTCGTCGCTCATGGCCGTGGTGACGGCCGGTCGAACCATGGGCGTTACGCTCTCGGCGGCGTCGGACGACTGTCTGACACACCACTTTAGGGGCCGGCCGCCTACCGCCCGCTATGGCGAGCCTGGAGGCAGTCTATCGCGGCGACGTGCGCATGCCCGTCGCCGCACATCGCATTCTCGCGGGCGTCGCCGTCGTCCTCGTCGGTGGGGTGGCGGTCGTCGTCGCGATGGCGCTGGCGACGACGGGGCTGGGCAATGACGCGCTCGGCCTGACCGGCGCCCGCCGACTCGCGGGCGCGATCGGTGGCGTCGCGGTGCTCGTGATGATCGTCGGCGGGTTCGTCGCGCTGCCCGCCGCACGAGAGACACTCGTGGGGGCGGCCCTGGGTGTCACCGTCGCGCTCGTCGGCGTCGCATTGTTCGTCGTCGTCTACCCCACCCACTGGCTGTCGGCCACACTCCCGACGTTTCTGACCGTCTCGGTGTTCGTCGCCGGGACGATCCTCACGCTCTGGTCGCTGTTCGTCGCGGTCGCGACCTTCCAGACCCGCCAGCATCCGGGTGGGTCGGCCCGCTTGCGCGTGACCGAGACGGGCCGGGTCGAGTTGACCGAGACGCCCGACTGTGGCGCGTTCGGCGGCATCGGCCTGTTCGGCATGGGCGAAGACGAGGTCGAACCGCAGAATCGGCCGGGAACGCCGGGCGGTGCGGCCCCGGACGGCGGGACGAACGCTCGGGCCGGGGCCGACGCGGACCGATCGGCGGCGTCGGGACCGACGGCGCCCACCAGTGAGACTGGCCCGACCGACGCCGCGACCCACGCTTCGGGCGGGCCCGATCGGTACTGCGGGACGTGTACGCATTTCCGGTACGACAACGGCACGACGCCGGTCTGTGGGTTCCACGAGCGCCGACTCGACGACCTCGATCCCTGTCCAGAGTTCGATCGGTAGGTGCGTTCGGACGGCTCAGCCGAACCGCAAGACCCACACCGCAGGGATCTGATTGTGCGAGCATGTTCGACCCGGGAGTCTATCTCGTGACCCAGCGGACGGCGTCTGCGGGTCGGCCGACCGACGCGGTCGTCGTGGACGCACTCGACGGTGGCCTCGGGGCCGTCCAGTTGCGGGAAAAGGGCCGCTCCGCACGCGAGCGGTATCACCTCGGGCGACGGCTCAGAGCGCTGACCGACGAGTACGCGGTCCCACTCCTCGTCAACGACCGGGTCGATCTCGCGCTGGCGATCGACGCCGACGGCGTCCATCTGGGCGCGAGCGATCTCCCGCTTCCGGCCGCTCGCGACCTCCTCGGTGCGGACGCGATCCTCGGGCGGTCGGTCTCGACGGTCGCGGACGCCCGCGAGGCCGCCGCGAAAGGCGCGGACTACCTGGGTGTGGGCGCGGTCTATCCGACCACGTCGAAAGACGACGTCGATCCCGACGAGCAAGGGATCGGCACCGATCGCGTCGCGGCGATCGACGACGCGGTCGACGTGCCGATCGTCGCGATCGGTGGCATCACGGCAGAGCGCGCGCCCGAAGTCCTCGCGGCCGGGGCCGACACCGTCGCGGTCGTCTCTGCGATCACCGCCGCCGAGGACCCCGAGCGGGCGACCCGACGACTCGCTGATGCCGTCGACACCGAGTGATCACAGGAGTGCGATCACGGCGGCCGTGAGGCCGGCGGCCGCCGTCGCGAGGAAGTTGACGCCCTGATTTCCGACGACGCGACCTTCGATGGTCGCGCCGAGCAGGCTGTCGACCGTCATGCCGACGACGCCCGCGCCGACGATCACGAGCGCCCCCAGCGCACCGACCGACGGGAACGTGAGCACGGCGAGCACGCCGATCAGGCTCGCCCCGCCGAGTCCGGCGACCTCGCCTTGCCAGGTGATCGCGCCGTCGGTCCCCGGATCGACGACTTCGAAGGTCGTGATCAGGCGGGGCCGATCGAACGTCCCACCGATCTCACTGGAGAGTGTGTCCGCGAGCGCCGCCGCGAGCGACCCCGCGAACGCCAACAAAAACGGCGTGGCGTCGAGACCGGTCAGGTCTGGACTCGCTGCCGCGCCGATCAGTGCGAACGTCGCGACCGTGGCGTTCGCGAGGACATTCGCGCTCCCGCGCGCGCCCTCGTCGGCTTCTGCGATGTCACGGTCGACCTTGCGGTCGTATTTGAACTTCGTCGAGAGACCGCCGACACCGAAGAAGGTGACCAGGAGGAGCACCCACCCTGGGTCGCCGCCACCGAGGACGATCGCGAGCAGACTGAGGAGGACGCCCGTGACCATGCCGTGGACCGACGCCGTCTGAAGCCGTCGGGCGACGTATCCGAGCGCGCCAGAGACGGCGATGCCCACCGCGACGATTCGGGGATCGCCCCCGACCGGGAGCACGGCGAGCACCCAGAGGGCGAGCGCGACCGAGACGAGGACGAGTGGGTCGTCACGATCGACGAGCGTCACCCGAAGCAGCGCCGCGATCAAGGCGCCGACGACGCCGAGGAAGGCGATCTGAGCCAGCGGTGTCGCCTGCCCTCCACCGGCGAGGCGCTGAGCGACCGACAGCGCGATCGCACTTCCGAGGACCGCACCGCTCGCACCGCCGACGACGAACGCGGCGGTCGTGAGTTCCGAATCGCCACTGCCGTGGGTAGCCTGAGCGCCGACGGGCCCGATCGAGACGACGAGGACGGCGACGAGAAAGGCGACGACCGGCATGCCGAGGTGTGTCACAAGCAGTGTGAGCCCGCCGATCGCGAGGCTGAACCCCGCGAGGCCGTACAGCCGGCGGTCCCGTCGATCGCCGGGGCGGGCGAACAACTCGAACAGCAGGCCGTCGTCGACGCTGAACAGCGCGATCCCCGAGATCACGAGAAAGGGCGCGGCGCTCGCGAAGGGGAGTGCCGCCTGTGGCAAGATCGCCCCGAGTGCGACCACGGGGACGACGAGCGACCCAACGACGGCAAAGGCACTCGCCCGTCGGACTGGCGACGTCACGACGAGTCGTTTCGCGGAGATCCACTTACCGCTTGTGGACGCACGTGGTCGTCAGACGAGGGCTTTAGGAGTCCCGACAGCCAGACCTGATTCGTGGGGCTGTTCGACCGCTATCTCGAAGTTCGCGTTCGCTCCAGCGACGCTGCCCTCCCGGACTCGGTCGCACTCGTCATCACCGAGCGTGACCTCCTCGAACAGGGGGCGTACGACACGCTTGCCACGTTTTTCGATTGGGCGCTGGAGTTCGGCGCCGAGACGGTCACACTGTACGTGAGCGTCCTCGACGAGGCCGCCATTCCGCCGCTCACCCGGTCGCTGGAGGACCTCGACGCGCCGGCCTCGATCGCCATTCGAACGCCCGAGACCGACGAGCGCGCGGATGCGACGATCCAGGTGTCGATCGGGCTGGGCGGTCGCGCCGAGTTCGCGCGCGCCGTTCGTGACATCGCCGCCGACGTCGAAGACGGCCAGATCGACCCCGAGGCGATCGACGAGGCGGCGATCGAGGGGCGTCTCGTTTTTCCCGAACCGCCCGATCTGCTCGTCAAGACCGGCGCCGAACGACTGTCGGATTTCATGATCTGGCAGACGGTCTACTCGGAGTTGTACTTCACCGACGTGAACTGGCGAGATTTCCGCAAGCGGGACTACCTCCGGGCGCTGCGGGACTACCAGCGCCGACAGCGGCGGTACGGAGAGTAGGTCAGTTCGGCCGGTCTCCCGTCTCGTCCGGCCGGTCGAGCAAGGCGTCGACGTCGGTCCGCTCCGGAACGGAGTCACGGAGTCGTCGGAGGACGGCGCGCGCCTCGTCGAGTTCGCAGTCTTGGACCGTTCGAAGCAAGGCGAGTGCGCGTCGAGCGCGCGTCCGGCGGTGAGAGGCGCGTCGGGACTCGTAGGTCCGAACGCCACGGAGGAGGTCGACTTTGCTGAACTCCGGCCAGTAGGGCGTACAGAAGTAAACGGCCGCCTCGTTGCCACTCGCCCGCCAGGGCAGGAAGTTGCTGGTCCGTTCGGCCCCACCAGTGCGGATGATCAAGTCGACCTCGTGGCCGGGGCCGTCGTACAGCGCGTCTTCGACGGTCGAAACGTCGATGTCCTCGGGTGTGATCTGGCCGGTTTCGACGCGGGCCGCGACTCGGCGGGCCGCCGTCAGGAGTTCGGCCCGACCCCCGTACGCCAGCGCGACGTTCAATCGAAACCGATCGTTGTCGGCCGTCTGGCCCTCGGCGTAGTCGATGGCCTCTCGGACGCGCTCGGGCAACCGATCCAGTTCCCCGACGGCGTGGATCCGCACCCCGGCCGCCTCGACCTCGTCGTGCTCGGCAAACGCCCGGAGTTTCTCTGCGATCAGATCGAACAGCGCCTCGCGCTCCTCGGGCGGTCGTTTGAAGTTCTCCGTCGAGAACGCGTACAGCGTCAACTCCTCGATACCGAGTTCCGCACACCACCGCACCATTCGCTCGGTCGTCTCCGCGCCTTCGCGGTGTCCAGAGGTGGTCTCCTCGTCTTGAGCGCGGGCGTACCGCCGGTTGCCGTCCTGGATGACGGCAACGTGTGTGGGCGTGCCGGCGATCTCCCGTTCGAGGAGGCGCCGATAGACCCGCCGACCCAGACCGCGGAGCCACGATCGCATCGTCCGATGTGACTCGGTGGCTCGCATTGAACGTTGCGTCTGGGGACCGCCGATCGACCGATGCCGTCCCGTTCGACCCGTCGAACGGGCAGAGCGGGGCGCACCGCAGAATTTTAATACGATCCCGTCGTGATCTGAGTTGCAATGGCGACCGGTACTGTGGATTTTTTCCACGACACCAAAGGTTACGGCTTCATCGACACTGAGGACGCAGACGATGACGTCTTCTTCCACATGGAAGACGTCGGCGGCTCCGACCTCGAAGAAGGCCAAGACGTCGAATTCCAGATCGAACAGGCGGACCAGGGCCCCCGGGCGCTGGAACTGCAGCGAGTGTGATCACAATGGCAACCGGAACTGTAGACTTCTTCAACGACACTGGCGGGTACGGCTTCATCGATACCGAGGACGCAGACGAGGACGTGTTCTTCCACATGGAAGACGTCGGCGGTCCTGACCTCGAAGAGGGGCAGGAAGTCGAGTTCGAAATCGTCGAGGCCGAGAAGGGACCGCGCGCGAAAAACCTGACGCGCCTGTAAGCGCAGGCCGTTCTCCGGGTTCTCCGACCGCCGAGCGGCGGGTGTGTCTGCGTGCCCGCGTCGACCGACACGGCCGAGTCGACCGACGCGGACACCGGCCGGTCCTGCACGCGCCGCTGGGTTTAACCGATCCCGTCACCGAAATCCGGCGATGACCGACGGTCTCGATCGTCGTGACGCGGCGATCGTCAACGCGTTTCAGGGTGGGTTCCCCGTCACCGACCGGCCCTTCGAGGTGGCTGCCGACGCGCTCGCTGCGGGCGGCGTCGACCTCTCCGGGACGGCTCTCCGAGAGCACATCGCAGATCTGGTCGAGCGAGGGACGCTCTCTCGGTTCGGGCCATTGATCGACGCCGACGCGATCGGTGGGCGGGCCGAACTCGTCGCGATGGCCGTGCCCGCGGATCGGTTCGACGCCGTCGCGGAGGCGGTCAACGCCCACGAGGAAGTCTCACACAACTATCGGCGCGATCACGACACGCTGACGATGTGGTTGGTCGTGAGCGCCGCCGACCCCGACCGCATCGAGGGCGTCACCGACGCCATCGAAGCCGAGACCGGACTCCGAACGTATCGACTGCCGAAACTGACGGAGTTCCACGTCGGCGCGCGTTTCCCCGTCGAGGGCCCCTTCGCTGACGGGGGACTGGACCTCACAGATCGGAATCCCGGCGTGGCCGCACACGACGGCGAGACGCTCACCGCCGACGAGCGCGAACTGTTGCTCGCGATCCAGGACGGCCTCCCGATCGAGGCCGATCCCTACGTCGCGGTCGCTGACGACATCGGTGCGGCCCCCGCCTGGGTTCGCGAGACCATCGAAGCGTTCCGGCGAGCGGGCGTGATCCGTCGGATCGGTGCGGTCCCCAACCACTACGCCCTGGGGTACAGCGAGAACGGCATGACTGTCTGGGACGTGCCCGACGATTCCGTCGAGGAGATCGGCACGGCGCTGGCTGACCTCCCCTTCGTGACTCACTGTTACGAGCGGCCACGCCACGACGACGTCTGGCCGTACAACGTCTTCGCGATGGTCCACGGGCGCAGCGAGGTGGAGATCGATGCCCGCCTGGATCGTGTCCGTGCGGTCGTCGCCGCGCACGCACGGATCGCGGACGACGACTGGGCGACGCTGTACTCCACCGAGATGCTGAAAAAGACCGGGTTCAGTCTGGCCGATCGGACGGAGGCGGCAACGAACTCGTGAGTCGCGTATGATTCCACTGTTCGTCGATTTTGCCGACGAGACCGTCCTCGTGTTTGGCGGCGGTTCGGTCGGCGCTCGGAAGGCCCGACTGTTTGCCGACGAGGCCCGCGTCGTCCTGGTGAGTCCGACGTTCACGGAGACGCCAGCGGCGGTGGACTGTGTCCGAGCGGCCCCCAACGACCGATCGGTCGGCGCGTGGATCGATCGGGCCGATCCCGCGTTGGTCGTCGCGGCGACCGACGACGCGGCGCTCAACGCTGCGATTGCCGACGCCGCTGTCGACCGTGGCGTGCTGTACAACCGTGCCGATCGACGGGGCGGCGACCGACCCGCGGCGAGCGTGACGGTCCCCGCGACGTCGACCGACGGGCCGGTGACCGTCGCGGTCGGCACGGACGGCCGCGCGCCGGCGCTCAGCAAGTCTCTCCGCGAGGAGATCGACCCGCTGATCGACGACGCCGGCGCGATGGCGCGCCTGATCGACCAGTTGCGCGAGGAGTGGGCCGACTGGCCCGCTGACGAGCGTCGATCCGCACTGCGGCAAGTGGTCAGATCGGATCGGGTGTGGACAGCTTTAGGTGCCGAGGGCGATAACGCCCAGCGGAGAGCCGTGGACGTGATCGAGAGCGGGGGTGATCCGCCGTGAGTGGCCGACGACTCGTCGCCGCAAGCGTCGCCCACGGCCACGCCGACGTCGAGACGATCGAGCGCGCACGCTTCGATTCGCAGACGTCGGGTGTCACCACCCTCCTCGACCGGGTACGTTGCGAGGAGGCACTCGTCCTCCAGACCTGCCATCGGACGGAGGCGTACGTGGTCACCGACGGCGATCACCGATCGCTGGCCGAGACGCTGTTTCCGGCCATTCCTCGCCCGTCGGTCCGGACGATGGGTCACGACGCGGCGATCGAGCACCTCTGTCGAGTCGCGGCGGGTCTCGAATCCGTCGTCACCGGCGAAGAGCAGATTCTGGGTCAGGTCGGTGACGCCTACGAAGCCGCTCGGGCCGCCGACGGCGTCGGTCGCGTCCTCGAAACGGTCGTCCCGAGCGCGATGCGCGTCGGGGAACGCGCGCGGACCGAGACGGCGATCAACGACGGCGTGGTCTCGCTCGGCGGCGCGGCCGTCCGCCTCGCAGATCGCGAACTCGACTTGCACGGGCAACGAGCGGTCGTCGTCGGAGCCGGCGAGATGGGTCGGACGGTCGCCCGGTCGCTGGCCGATCGGACCGCAGTCGAGCGGGTGACGGTCGCGAACCGGACCGTCGAGACCGCCACGCGCGTCGCCAGCGACCTCGCGTGTGCCGCCGACGCCGTCGGTCTGGACGCCATCGAGCGTGCGAGCGTCGACGCTCGACTGGTCGTCACCGCGACGGCGGCCGCCGATCCAGTGCTCGATCGATCGACGCTCGAATCGGCGGGAGAGACCGTCGTAATCGATCTCGGACAGCCCCGTGACGTCGCGGCCGCCGCCCGAGACCTCCCACACGTCGAATCGTACGATCTCGGCGACGTCGAGGCGATCACCGACGCCGCACAGGCCGAACGCGGGGCTGCGACCGCGGCCGTCGAACAGTTGATCGACGACGCCTGTGCGCGTCTCGACCGTCGACTCGAACGCCGGCGCGCCGATGCCGCGATTTCGGCGATGTACGAGGCCGGCGAGCGGATCAAGGCCGATCAGATAGAGCAGGCCAGCCAGCGAATCGACGCGGGCGGCGACGAGCGGGCAGTCCTGGAGGACATGGCCGACGCCATCGTCAACCGCCTGCTCGCGACGCCGACCGAGGCGCTCCGAGACGCCGCCGAGGACGGCGATCTGGAGACCCTGGAGGTCGCACTCGACGTGTTCGACCCCGAGACCTCGACGGCCGACCACACCTCCGAGCGCGCTCCCGATCCAGAGCCCGCGCCACGAGCGCGCGGACGCGGCGAAGACTGATTCGACCCGACCGTTTTTGGTGACCGCACGAGACTGCCCTCCATGGCAGTTGTCCTCGACCCCGACACGATCGACGATCGCTCCCCCGACGGCTGGACCCGAGAGGGTGACGCGATCGAAGCGACCTACGAGTTCGACGACTACCTCGCTGGCGTCGGGTTCGCGAGCGGCGTCGCGGGCCTCGCTCAGGAAGCCTACCACCATCCGACGATCGAGATCGGCTTTCGATCGGTGACAGTGCGCCTCACGACACACGATGCCGGCGGCGTCACGGACGCCGATCTCGATCTGGCCGCGCGGATCGACTCGCTCGATCGGGACTGATCGGCGCGGACCACAGTCCGCCCGAACCGCCTCAGAACAGATCGTCCAGCCGGTCGTCCTGAAAGCTCTCGGTGGGGTCGGCTGGCGACGCACTGGTCTGCTCGCTCGCTTCGCGAGCGCGATCCAGGAACTCCTCGACGCGACGAGAGCGTTCGATCCCACCGAGGACGACGATCGCGGCGAGGCGGTCGCTCTCCATCGGGAAGTCGCCGCCCCGCACGTCGAGACTGCCGGTCTCCTCTTCGATCCACTTGCGGGCGCGCTCGACGCCCTTCCGGGCGATGCGCTGGGGCTCGCCCGCGATCACGAGCAGTGCTGACTGGGCGTCGACGGCGTCGGGCAGACTCGTCCCCGTGAGCACGGCGTTGCGCGCGAGACTCGTGATCGCGTTGATGTTCTCGGCGGCGTCCTCGCTGGCCTCACAGGTCGCGTATCCGACGGCCGCGAGTTCGCCCCGGCGAAGCGTGTTGATGAGATCGCTCGCGTC belongs to Halococcoides cellulosivorans and includes:
- the ahbB gene encoding siroheme decarboxylase subunit beta; this encodes MTDGLDRRDAAIVNAFQGGFPVTDRPFEVAADALAAGGVDLSGTALREHIADLVERGTLSRFGPLIDADAIGGRAELVAMAVPADRFDAVAEAVNAHEEVSHNYRRDHDTLTMWLVVSAADPDRIEGVTDAIEAETGLRTYRLPKLTEFHVGARFPVEGPFADGGLDLTDRNPGVAAHDGETLTADERELLLAIQDGLPIEADPYVAVADDIGAAPAWVRETIEAFRRAGVIRRIGAVPNHYALGYSENGMTVWDVPDDSVEEIGTALADLPFVTHCYERPRHDDVWPYNVFAMVHGRSEVEIDARLDRVRAVVAAHARIADDDWATLYSTEMLKKTGFSLADRTEAATNS
- a CDS encoding precorrin-2 dehydrogenase/sirohydrochlorin ferrochelatase family protein, which gives rise to MIPLFVDFADETVLVFGGGSVGARKARLFADEARVVLVSPTFTETPAAVDCVRAAPNDRSVGAWIDRADPALVVAATDDAALNAAIADAAVDRGVLYNRADRRGGDRPAASVTVPATSTDGPVTVAVGTDGRAPALSKSLREEIDPLIDDAGAMARLIDQLREEWADWPADERRSALRQVVRSDRVWTALGAEGDNAQRRAVDVIESGGDPP
- the hemA gene encoding glutamyl-tRNA reductase: MSGRRLVAASVAHGHADVETIERARFDSQTSGVTTLLDRVRCEEALVLQTCHRTEAYVVTDGDHRSLAETLFPAIPRPSVRTMGHDAAIEHLCRVAAGLESVVTGEEQILGQVGDAYEAARAADGVGRVLETVVPSAMRVGERARTETAINDGVVSLGGAAVRLADRELDLHGQRAVVVGAGEMGRTVARSLADRTAVERVTVANRTVETATRVASDLACAADAVGLDAIERASVDARLVVTATAAADPVLDRSTLESAGETVVIDLGQPRDVAAAARDLPHVESYDLGDVEAITDAAQAERGAATAAVEQLIDDACARLDRRLERRRADAAISAMYEAGERIKADQIEQASQRIDAGGDERAVLEDMADAIVNRLLATPTEALRDAAEDGDLETLEVALDVFDPETSTADHTSERAPDPEPAPRARGRGED
- a CDS encoding 4a-hydroxytetrahydrobiopterin dehydratase encodes the protein MAVVLDPDTIDDRSPDGWTREGDAIEATYEFDDYLAGVGFASGVAGLAQEAYHHPTIEIGFRSVTVRLTTHDAGGVTDADLDLAARIDSLDRD